The nucleotide window ctctctctctctctctctctctctgtcgctctctgggGTTTCACATCACATCTACAGACCCTAACTATCCCAACCAGGTTTCATTTCCGGACTCATTTTGAGTCCTATCGAGTTGTGGTTAAGTTTGAACAGTTTGTGGGTTTCATTTTGACTCGTGTAGTTTGTATGAGGTTGTTCCATGCTGTATTTAAGGCTCCCATCCTTCCATTAAATCTGCCTGGTACATCATGTGCTCCGTAGAGCGAAACAGCTGACCACGAAGTGCCTTTAGCTCAAGGCTAACGTGTTGATAATGACGAGAGAGATGTGATTATCCGTTCATGTAAATGTGATTATCTGTAAATATAAATCTTCATCATACTGCGTACGGCTTTCAAAATGTAATTTGAGCTCTACATGGTAGCTGCAATGTATCAGAAGGTTGGATTAATGTTATTGCGGCTTTAGTTTAGAGTGCTAAAAGTGTTGCTCAGTCCCATGGGAAGAGGTTTAAGATCAGACAAAGGGGAATGTGTCCTGACCAATGTCAAGACAGCACTGAAACATCCCCACCAGTATACAGCAGCAGAGCAGGGCCAGCGTCAGCAGACAGGGCCATCAAATGTTCATCTGAAAATCAAAAATGTTGaaaccaaaacaaaccaggAACAGAAACATGTGGACCTCCCTGGCTCCCTCTAGATGACCACAGCTCTGCGGCCAGCGGCGTGGACGTGGTGGACCGCCTGACGTACCTGGAGCAGAGGATGCAGATGCAGGAGGATGAGATCCAGCTGCTGAAGATGGCCCTGTCAGACGTCCTGAAGAGGCTCAACATCTCAGAGGAGCACCAGGCTGCAGCCAATAGGAAGAACCCGGCAGGAAGCAAAGGTGGGGGAACGTAGATGACACGcaagtccacacacactcacacgctcatacacatacacacactcacacacacacacacctccttccctgtgtgtttgttgcagCAGCCAGGCCTGTGTCTCTGGCTCTGCCCTTCAGACCCCCCATGGTGAGCCACAGTGCTGCCCCTCTGAAGAAGAGCACCACGCTGCCCTCTGCCTCCACAGCAAGGAACTACTCTgcctcccccactcccaccaAGAGGTGAGACCAACAACATCAAGCTGCTAACGTTTCAGCCCACTGTTAGTTAAGAAGCACGGCAGGAAAACAATTACCTTACTCTGATCAGTAGCCACTTAGCCAAAATAGATGTCTCTTGCCtggaggcatgtgtgtgtttagttagGGTGTCTAGCTGTGGGACTGCATGACGGTGCTGAGACTGGAGGTTGAGTTGAGGAAAGGAATGGTACTGAGGTAAATCCCCCTTCTCACTGAGTGGTTTTATGTGTTATTATACCATGGGCAGTCTCATCATCATTAGCACGGTTGGTTCATCTCTCTcgcctcatgctctctctcctcctcacctctcccttctATGCTTTTGTCTCGATGTTTATCtatcttttttttgtctccCTTTTTGCTCATCCACGTGTTTggatatctctctcctcctcttctatcctcctctaccccccctccctctgccccccccctctcccctcccctccctctgccccccccctcccccctcccctccctctgcccccccctcccccatcccctccctatgccccccccctccccccctccctctgcccccccctcctccctccctctccccccagtggAGTGAGGAGCCCTGCAGGCAGTGTAAAGGACAGCCCCTGCACCTCTAAGACCACCAGACCTCGGCCCACTTCTGCGGCCCCCACCTGTAAGAAAACTCATGAGAGGTAGGCatggtaccccccccccacacacacacacacacacacaaccccttcgACACTCCCAGCACTCTCGGTTTCCTGGAACTGAGCTGCATCCACCAGGCTCTTTCAACGTGAACGTTGCGTTTTCAACATCAAGTGTTAATTGTTTGATGCAGTGTCACACAACTGTATCGAAAGTATGCACAGTATGTGACTCACCTCTCTGTTGttgttctccccctccccccccctcctccttgcaTACTTGCAGCGGCAGCAAAGCCAAGGAGCCTGCAGTAAGTGTAGGTAAGAGATTGCTTCTATCAGGCTGTGGTAGTACGCTCTGTTGGCCAGCAGGTAGAAGCTTAAGAGGACCCTGTGGGGGAAAATGGCATCATTAACTAAATGCGAAACAGCTGCAGCTTAGATTGTTGTTGCTTTAGCCAGTGGGCAGTAAATGCTGTGGCATCAGTTTGGTGTGCCTGGTGCAAATTGGGCCCATGTACTCAGctggtgtgtctgtttgtttcttGCAGGGTCAAGGCGTGTGACACACTGCAAAGGTAGGCCTCAGTCCTGTCTGTGGAGG belongs to Osmerus mordax isolate fOsmMor3 chromosome 8, fOsmMor3.pri, whole genome shotgun sequence and includes:
- the LOC136947549 gene encoding echinoderm microtubule-associated protein-like 1, whose amino-acid sequence is MARRAEDSDTHMDEAVDQGLGMEETGHGLLRRPSLRETYNSDSLLAPDTDFMGDDHSSAASGVDVVDRLTYLEQRMQMQEDEIQLLKMALSDVLKRLNISEEHQAAANRKNPAGSKARPVSLALPFRPPMVSHSAAPLKKSTTLPSASTARNYSASPTPTKSGVRSPAGSVKDSPCTSKTTRPRPTSAAPTCKKTHESKAKEPAVSVGSRRVTHCKVTMQIYLSPLTRRTGSSEAPKSAPTVPNTRPTEPPSAPHPKAGSSKDQARPETHKTASAFNLPLQKSTTQNTYSHMDTLSYKSPIKSPSQYFQICY